In the genome of Croceimicrobium hydrocarbonivorans, one region contains:
- a CDS encoding 3'-5' exonuclease, which translates to MELSLKRPICFFDLEATGTSVTKDRIVEISILKIYPNGNRESRTWLVNPEMQMSEEVIAIHGITNEKVAKEPTFKELAHRVLDMIKDSDLAGYNSNKYDIPLLVEEFLRADIDFDMGKRVAVDVQNIFHKKEQRTLSAAYQFYCGKVLENAHSAEADTEATYEILKSQLDRYEDLQNDMSYLAEYSNRFKAVDFAGFIIYNEDGVECFSFGKYRNQPVEQVLERDPGYYGWVQNADFPLYTKKVLTSIKLRKLQS; encoded by the coding sequence ATGGAATTAAGCCTCAAACGACCTATTTGCTTTTTTGATCTGGAAGCAACCGGAACCTCGGTAACCAAAGATCGAATTGTGGAGATCAGCATCTTAAAGATCTACCCCAATGGGAATCGCGAAAGCCGCACCTGGCTGGTGAATCCGGAAATGCAAATGTCGGAAGAGGTAATAGCCATTCACGGCATAACGAATGAGAAGGTAGCTAAAGAGCCTACCTTTAAAGAATTGGCGCACCGAGTTCTTGATATGATCAAGGACTCGGATCTCGCCGGTTATAATTCCAATAAATACGACATTCCCCTCTTAGTAGAAGAATTCCTTCGTGCTGATATCGATTTCGATATGGGGAAAAGAGTCGCCGTAGATGTCCAAAATATCTTCCATAAAAAGGAGCAGCGTACGCTTAGCGCTGCCTATCAATTTTATTGTGGAAAGGTTCTGGAAAATGCGCACTCGGCCGAAGCCGATACAGAGGCCACCTATGAAATTTTGAAGAGCCAATTAGATCGTTATGAGGATCTTCAGAACGACATGAGCTATTTGGCTGAGTACAGTAACCGTTTTAAGGCGGTAGACTTTGCGGGCTTCATTATTTACAATGAAGATGGAGTAGAATGCTTCAGCTTTGGTAAGTACCGCAATCAACCAGTAGAGCAAGTTTTAGAAAGAGACCCAGGCTATTATGGTTGGGTTCAAAACGCTGATTTCCCGCTCTATACCAAAAAGGTGCTCACCTCCATTAAATTGCGAAAACTGCAGTCGTGA
- a CDS encoding dihydrolipoamide acetyltransferase family protein, whose product MAEIELIMPKMGESVAEATIIKWLKEEGDTIEAEESVLEIATDKVDSEVPAPEDGVLIKKLFNEDDVVQVGQVIAIIQTEGGAAAAPSAPASEAPAQETSSAPAAAQEAEKMVANGVATAAIEIPRSANGKFFSPLVRSIAKEENVSLGELENLNGSGSEGRVTKADILAYVENRGSAPAAAPSAPAPAAKSAPAAAPAAKSAPAPKPAAPVSIGANDEIIEMDRMRKMIADHMVMSKHTSPHVTSFVEADVTNLVNWRNKVKGEFLKREGEKITFTPLIIEALVKAIKDFPMINVSVDGTNIIKRGNINIGMAAALPSGNLIVPVIKNADNYNLVGLTKQVNDLARRARENKLSPDEISGGTYTLTNVGTFGNVLGTPIINQPQVAIMAAGAIIKKPAVVETPEGDMIAIRHKMFLSHSYDHRVVDGALGGMFVRRVADYLEQFDPNREF is encoded by the coding sequence ATGGCAGAAATCGAATTGATCATGCCCAAAATGGGCGAAAGTGTAGCCGAGGCAACCATCATCAAATGGTTAAAGGAAGAAGGCGACACAATCGAAGCGGAAGAGTCTGTACTGGAAATTGCAACCGACAAGGTAGACAGCGAAGTACCTGCTCCGGAAGATGGGGTGCTTATCAAGAAGCTCTTTAATGAAGATGATGTAGTTCAGGTAGGGCAGGTAATTGCCATTATTCAAACTGAAGGTGGTGCCGCTGCAGCTCCTTCTGCTCCAGCATCTGAAGCCCCTGCTCAAGAAACTAGCTCTGCACCAGCTGCGGCTCAGGAAGCGGAGAAAATGGTTGCTAATGGTGTAGCTACCGCCGCGATTGAAATTCCTCGTAGTGCTAATGGTAAGTTCTTCTCTCCTTTAGTGCGCTCTATTGCCAAGGAAGAGAATGTTAGTTTGGGAGAATTGGAAAACTTAAATGGTAGTGGCTCCGAAGGTCGCGTTACCAAAGCCGATATCCTGGCCTATGTAGAAAATCGTGGATCTGCTCCAGCCGCAGCTCCTAGTGCTCCGGCACCGGCAGCGAAAAGTGCTCCCGCCGCCGCACCTGCTGCGAAATCAGCGCCAGCTCCCAAGCCCGCAGCTCCGGTATCAATCGGTGCTAATGATGAAATTATTGAGATGGACCGTATGCGCAAGATGATTGCGGATCATATGGTGATGTCTAAGCATACTTCTCCTCACGTTACTTCTTTCGTAGAAGCTGATGTTACCAATTTGGTAAACTGGAGAAATAAAGTTAAAGGAGAATTCCTAAAACGCGAAGGCGAGAAAATCACTTTTACTCCGCTTATTATTGAGGCCCTGGTGAAAGCCATCAAGGATTTCCCCATGATCAATGTAAGTGTTGATGGGACCAATATCATTAAGCGCGGTAATATCAATATTGGAATGGCCGCCGCTTTACCTAGTGGCAACCTTATTGTACCGGTAATTAAGAATGCCGACAATTACAATTTGGTGGGCTTAACCAAGCAGGTGAATGATTTGGCTCGTCGTGCTCGTGAGAACAAATTAAGTCCCGATGAAATTTCTGGAGGGACCTATACCTTAACCAATGTGGGAACCTTTGGTAATGTATTAGGAACACCTATCATCAACCAGCCTCAAGTAGCTATTATGGCCGCTGGGGCTATCATTAAGAAACCAGCGGTGGTTGAAACTCCTGAGGGAGATATGATCGCTATTCGTCATAAAATGTTCCTTAGCCATAGCTATGACCACCGTGTGGTAGATGGCGCTTTGGGAGGAATGTTTGTTCGTCGGGTAGCAGATTACCTCGAGCAGTTCGATCCCAATCGCGAATTTTAA
- a CDS encoding fumarylacetoacetate hydrolase family protein produces the protein MKIICIGRNYADHARELANQIPTEPVIFMKPDSAILPKGNAFFIPDFSQNVQHELEIVIRIDRLGKHIEERFAHRYYSEFTLGLDFTARDLQSELKSKGLPWEKAKAFDGSAFLGPWKKVKDFNLSQLNFSLYRNGEMVQEGKSSDMLFSIDKLIVEVSKYFTLKIGDLIFTGTPAGVAAVQPNDNLELFLEEQSLASLRVK, from the coding sequence GTGAAGATCATTTGCATAGGTCGGAATTACGCGGATCATGCTCGTGAATTAGCAAATCAGATTCCCACCGAACCGGTAATTTTCATGAAACCGGATAGTGCTATTTTGCCTAAGGGAAACGCTTTCTTTATTCCGGACTTTAGTCAAAATGTGCAACATGAGCTGGAGATAGTAATCCGTATTGATCGACTGGGAAAACACATCGAAGAACGATTTGCCCATCGTTACTATAGTGAGTTCACTTTAGGCTTGGATTTTACTGCCCGTGATTTGCAATCTGAGCTGAAATCTAAGGGCTTGCCTTGGGAAAAAGCAAAGGCATTTGATGGTTCAGCCTTCCTTGGACCCTGGAAAAAGGTAAAAGATTTCAATCTTTCTCAATTAAATTTTAGCCTGTATCGAAATGGTGAAATGGTGCAGGAAGGAAAGAGTAGTGATATGCTTTTTTCGATTGATAAATTAATCGTTGAAGTTTCTAAGTACTTCACACTCAAGATTGGAGACTTGATATTCACCGGAACTCCTGCTGGAGTAGCAGCCGTTCAACCGAACGATAATTTGGAGCTTTTTTTAGAGGAGCAAAGTCTGGCAAGCTTGCGCGTTAAATAA
- a CDS encoding glycosyltransferase family 2 protein codes for MGRSPFGTMKLSIVIVNYNVRYFLEQCLKSVYKALDGIEAEVFVVDNDSKDSSVEMVREQFPQVQLIANSDNPGFSKANNQAIRLSKGEYVLLLNPDTVVEEHTFRKSLEFMDAHPDAGGLGIKMIDGKGNYLPESKRGLPTPWVAFYKIFGLTAIFPRSKKFARYYMGHLSEDENQEVEILAGAYMLMRKSVLDEVGLLDEDFFMYGEDIDLSYRILKGGYKNYYLADSTIIHYKGESTKKGSLNYVRVFYKAMVIFTEKHFSSSYARFYSLFINLAIYLRAGAAVLGRIVKRLSTPVVDVLFLYGGLYYIKEYWEHNHRFIQGGEYPPELMQIAVPAYIAFWVGSLYLSGVYDKQVRIVQILRGLILGTVGILVAYSLIPEAWRFSRAIIILGALWAGLSSLLWRYLWSLISKKAILVSAKKDLRILLVGEGEELERVHKLLRANQPLLSFCGWVSTHSEHAEPYVGSTEDLPDLVRVFQIDEIIFCSASLPAEAIFRAMRNLQGFDLEFKIAPGESQFIIGSNSIHSQGSWYTQDFNSVDKPENRRAKRILDFTLALGLLITSPLLAWFFKKPFQFIANVLQVLIGRKTWVAYAENGRSKELPQLAPGVLGLDLALQSNRRDEAIQRQLNQLYAKDYDWQKDMAFIWQYRKSLGK; via the coding sequence ATGGGGAGAAGCCCTTTTGGAACCATGAAGCTTAGCATCGTAATCGTTAACTACAATGTGCGCTACTTCTTAGAGCAGTGCCTGAAATCGGTCTATAAGGCCCTGGATGGCATTGAGGCGGAAGTATTTGTAGTGGATAATGATTCGAAGGACAGTTCGGTGGAAATGGTGCGAGAGCAATTTCCGCAGGTGCAACTCATTGCAAATTCGGATAATCCCGGTTTCTCCAAAGCCAATAATCAGGCGATTCGACTTTCAAAGGGAGAATATGTTTTGCTGCTCAATCCGGATACAGTGGTAGAGGAGCATACCTTTCGTAAAAGCCTAGAGTTTATGGATGCCCACCCCGATGCTGGTGGTTTGGGCATTAAGATGATAGATGGCAAAGGGAATTACTTACCCGAATCCAAGCGTGGACTGCCCACTCCCTGGGTGGCCTTTTACAAGATCTTTGGATTAACGGCCATATTTCCGCGTTCGAAGAAATTTGCTCGCTATTATATGGGTCATCTTTCGGAAGATGAAAATCAAGAAGTAGAGATTTTAGCCGGGGCTTATATGCTCATGCGAAAATCGGTTTTGGATGAGGTGGGCCTCTTGGATGAAGATTTCTTTATGTATGGCGAAGACATTGATCTGAGCTATCGAATCCTGAAAGGTGGCTATAAGAACTATTATCTGGCGGATAGCACTATAATCCACTATAAAGGGGAGTCAACCAAAAAGGGCTCCTTGAATTATGTGCGGGTCTTTTATAAGGCTATGGTGATTTTCACCGAGAAGCATTTCAGCAGCAGCTATGCCCGCTTTTATTCCCTCTTCATTAATCTGGCCATTTACCTCCGTGCAGGGGCGGCCGTACTGGGGCGAATTGTAAAAAGACTGAGCACCCCGGTGGTGGATGTGCTTTTTCTCTACGGCGGACTCTATTATATCAAAGAATACTGGGAGCATAATCACCGCTTTATTCAGGGTGGTGAATATCCACCTGAATTAATGCAAATCGCGGTACCCGCCTATATAGCCTTTTGGGTGGGGAGTTTGTATTTAAGTGGAGTCTACGATAAGCAAGTTCGGATTGTTCAGATATTAAGAGGCTTGATATTAGGAACGGTAGGCATTTTGGTGGCCTATAGTTTAATACCGGAGGCCTGGCGTTTTTCCCGTGCGATCATCATTTTAGGCGCCCTTTGGGCGGGCTTATCATCCTTACTCTGGCGCTATTTATGGTCTTTAATCAGCAAGAAAGCCATTTTGGTTTCCGCGAAGAAAGATCTGCGAATTCTCTTAGTTGGGGAAGGAGAGGAACTGGAACGGGTACATAAATTATTGAGAGCTAATCAGCCATTGCTTAGCTTTTGCGGATGGGTTAGTACGCATAGCGAACATGCTGAGCCTTACGTTGGGAGTACTGAAGATTTACCGGATTTGGTGCGGGTGTTTCAAATCGACGAAATCATTTTTTGCTCGGCTAGCCTTCCGGCGGAGGCCATATTCAGAGCTATGCGTAATCTGCAAGGCTTTGATTTGGAATTTAAGATTGCTCCGGGCGAAAGTCAGTTTATCATCGGCAGTAATTCCATTCATTCTCAAGGATCCTGGTATACTCAGGATTTTAATAGTGTAGATAAACCGGAGAATCGTCGCGCCAAGCGAATTTTGGATTTTACGCTTGCCCTTGGCCTTTTAATTACAAGTCCACTTCTAGCTTGGTTTTTCAAAAAGCCATTTCAGTTTATAGCTAATGTTTTGCAAGTACTCATTGGTAGAAAAACCTGGGTGGCTTATGCCGAAAATGGAAGAAGCAAGGAGCTGCCGCAATTGGCTCCTGGGGTCTTAGGATTGGATTTGGCCTTGCAAAGCAACCGAAGAGATGAGGCCATTCAGCGACAGCTTAATCAACTCTATGCCAAGGACTACGACTGGCAAAAGGATATGGCCTTTATCTGGCAATACCGCAAATCGCTCGGAAAATAA
- a CDS encoding T9SS type A sorting domain-containing protein, producing the protein MKKLLLLFFGFLLSASLSAQIDTLFIETFDPGDSITTLSLGTATTIWKDTNNVSISGNQSYHGKVQAPATGSNSSEVVFRTNSFSTVGKTFVFLNFYHIAKINQVNSGLIRISTDNGVTWTALNNNNVIYLGTSNWRSSSNFQEASYNIPNQGINHWFAGTDPPVQNSWWQSERFDISNLAIDANGNGYPNVQIEFSCFEVLNPSPFGRSYGDGWWVDNLVITGSNCELFPPLFHFNYTPIPCFPIRPTGAITQEPSNNYKVGARVTDTVAGGATHPTWVSGIDSVTVFYRVINSMGTSAWQNFNMTLTSASNFEYQGTFNSVQLGDTIEYYFKAWDLACPNTARFPDSLANPQNAYIRFWPQAGLPFKCGAPDCGTLPGTIKTFPWVENFEGPEWVAGTGIGDNGTTHRGNFPNEQTGMRYWNLQPPENTAGYGWSIRTGTTGTPFTGPNGNHTPGGAKYLFAEASQGLLNTGTTLITPCIDLTNVTKCYALEFYYHFFGEDMGTMRVDIDTGTNNAAWYNGYYFIRKEQQKAQSDPWKRALIPLKEFNGQFIRIRLLSVKQTSKMGAAARGDMAIDDLRIFEPTPVDAEILEVTAPVEGLCSYGSAESIEVVIRNNGCDSLLSLPLQIQTNTGAVQSETLTLALGTGDTGTYTLTTTSNMSALGTYDIHVWANHPMDTIPDNDTASSATITHVASYNTYPLVMDFETVTPNTSQTGTTLFTTETGLDPAFVWKVGNGYTFTRGTGPKYGHYQKGQYFYTEATGSTGNVSTYIVTTQCMDFTAMPNATLDFYYHMVGANADGIEIEVNEPGVDAPDVWNPLAGSLVSTYSGNYPLSNYDYKRVNLSAYNNKQIKIRIKASRTGVGDLADIAIDKLMIYNRIASDVGVEFINNPPLSWPANQVFNHPTAIEQVVVRNFGTSTATGVTATLAITPKCGANAGVTTTYTSTTTTNIPANSSATLTMPNIDVIIPAGECEICAYANLAGDTYSFNDTVCRTVTGLGTYDLDFYDDFDNCDYDEYGFFSWSPNNNSGYYLQWERGEAPANSQFSSLQASDNIWATGLSTGYYIDGKQEVLRLPSLDNFDTIVSATIAFYQNLDMGNNAAGTVQISRGGWNELGGNLATFSNIGQNWYTGYFGTIQGPAGTGVTKGFTGSSVNGANPSGWAYSVFPMSQLNYEPNAVPFRFYFSSTAGANTARNLEGWAIDDFEVYIPPQNSASPEDWVFTNPLQIPTFAQPLDIFIRNTGAKVLDSSQVKAQWFDDVAGTNLTWDGPFEWAISPRFFIEGSRFRYDYTDSIPGSVITTGLHKMCLISQRPNNKVDNRPSDDTVCYTVAVLPEYEFDIANGDTAYCNNFEDNNGALPFIALNTETYARGQWSWERGTPTQFPGAYSGNGCWMTGLDSNYRSRDQSGLFSPVFVIDTSTAYEMSFMHKFETEKYHDGGVVEVTLDGGRSWQVLGFANETNWYNTEYVTALDIIKPGWTDTADWDTASYVFEFDTAANRAVFRFRFESDWSIQDKGWAIDDFCMTTTKKKATFRIGNREYNPVPNSYIGELSPNPTNDITHLPLFNAEAKDVSVTIVNVLGQAMMQKDYHLERGSASLVFETFDYTPGIYFVNLSIDGQRVTRKLIVK; encoded by the coding sequence ATGAAGAAGTTGCTACTTCTCTTTTTTGGATTCCTGCTAAGTGCGAGCTTATCAGCCCAAATCGATACTCTATTTATTGAAACTTTTGACCCCGGAGATTCTATTACTACTTTATCTCTCGGAACGGCTACCACAATATGGAAAGACACCAACAACGTCTCCATCAGTGGCAACCAATCTTATCACGGAAAGGTGCAGGCACCTGCCACTGGTTCAAACAGTTCAGAAGTTGTTTTTCGTACTAACTCATTTAGTACCGTAGGTAAGACCTTCGTATTCTTAAACTTCTATCACATTGCCAAGATTAACCAGGTGAACTCCGGCTTGATTCGTATTTCTACGGATAACGGTGTTACTTGGACTGCCTTGAATAATAACAATGTGATTTACCTCGGAACCAGTAACTGGCGTTCATCATCAAACTTCCAGGAAGCATCTTACAATATTCCTAACCAAGGTATTAACCACTGGTTTGCAGGAACAGATCCTCCCGTACAAAACTCTTGGTGGCAATCCGAGCGTTTCGATATTTCGAACTTAGCGATTGATGCCAACGGGAATGGTTACCCCAATGTGCAGATTGAATTTTCATGTTTTGAGGTATTAAATCCTAGTCCTTTTGGCCGTAGCTACGGTGATGGTTGGTGGGTTGATAACCTGGTTATTACCGGTTCTAACTGTGAGCTTTTCCCTCCATTATTTCATTTTAACTATACCCCGATTCCTTGTTTCCCAATTCGCCCAACCGGCGCAATTACTCAGGAGCCTTCCAATAACTACAAGGTTGGTGCTCGGGTAACTGATACTGTTGCAGGTGGTGCCACCCATCCAACCTGGGTGAGTGGAATTGATAGCGTAACTGTATTCTATCGGGTAATTAACTCGATGGGTACCAGCGCTTGGCAGAACTTTAATATGACCCTTACCAGTGCTAGTAACTTCGAATATCAAGGTACCTTCAACAGTGTGCAGTTGGGAGATACCATTGAATATTATTTTAAGGCTTGGGATTTAGCTTGTCCAAATACAGCGCGTTTCCCAGACTCACTGGCTAATCCACAAAATGCTTATATCCGTTTTTGGCCACAAGCCGGTTTACCCTTTAAATGCGGTGCGCCTGATTGTGGAACTCTACCAGGAACTATTAAAACCTTCCCATGGGTTGAGAATTTTGAAGGCCCGGAATGGGTAGCTGGAACCGGTATTGGTGATAACGGAACCACCCACCGTGGAAACTTCCCGAATGAGCAAACCGGAATGAGATACTGGAACTTACAACCACCAGAAAATACGGCAGGTTATGGTTGGAGTATTCGCACCGGTACTACCGGAACTCCATTTACCGGTCCAAACGGTAACCATACTCCAGGAGGCGCAAAGTACCTTTTTGCCGAAGCGTCCCAGGGACTGCTAAATACGGGAACTACCCTTATTACCCCTTGTATCGATTTGACTAATGTTACTAAATGTTATGCATTGGAATTTTATTACCATTTCTTTGGTGAAGACATGGGGACCATGCGTGTTGATATTGATACAGGTACCAATAATGCAGCTTGGTATAATGGTTACTATTTTATCCGTAAGGAGCAGCAGAAAGCTCAATCTGATCCTTGGAAACGTGCTTTGATTCCTTTGAAAGAATTTAATGGTCAGTTTATCCGAATCCGTTTATTATCGGTAAAGCAGACCAGTAAAATGGGGGCTGCTGCCCGTGGAGACATGGCCATTGATGACCTGCGAATTTTTGAACCTACTCCAGTAGATGCAGAAATCCTTGAGGTTACCGCACCGGTTGAAGGACTTTGTTCCTATGGATCAGCGGAATCCATTGAAGTGGTAATCCGAAATAATGGTTGTGACAGCTTATTGAGCTTGCCTTTGCAGATTCAAACCAATACTGGTGCTGTTCAAAGTGAAACCCTTACTCTGGCCTTAGGAACTGGAGATACAGGAACCTATACTCTGACTACCACCTCCAATATGTCAGCTCTTGGAACTTATGATATCCATGTTTGGGCTAACCATCCAATGGATACCATTCCTGATAATGATACGGCCTCAAGTGCTACCATAACGCACGTAGCCTCTTACAATACCTATCCATTGGTAATGGATTTTGAAACGGTAACACCGAATACCTCACAAACTGGCACGACCTTATTTACAACTGAAACCGGCTTAGACCCTGCTTTTGTATGGAAGGTTGGTAATGGATATACCTTTACTCGTGGTACCGGACCAAAATATGGTCACTATCAAAAAGGCCAGTACTTCTATACTGAGGCAACTGGTAGTACAGGTAATGTATCCACTTACATTGTTACCACTCAGTGTATGGACTTTACTGCTATGCCGAATGCTACTTTAGACTTCTATTATCATATGGTAGGAGCTAATGCTGATGGTATCGAGATTGAAGTAAATGAACCAGGTGTTGATGCTCCGGATGTTTGGAATCCATTAGCAGGAAGCCTCGTTAGCACTTATTCAGGAAACTATCCTCTTTCTAACTACGATTACAAACGAGTTAACCTTTCCGCTTACAATAACAAGCAGATTAAAATTCGTATCAAAGCTTCTCGCACTGGTGTAGGTGATCTAGCTGACATTGCTATCGATAAGCTGATGATTTACAATCGTATTGCTTCTGATGTTGGGGTTGAGTTTATTAATAACCCTCCGCTGTCATGGCCAGCTAACCAGGTGTTTAATCACCCGACTGCAATCGAGCAGGTGGTAGTTCGAAATTTTGGAACCAGCACGGCTACCGGCGTAACAGCTACCTTGGCTATTACCCCTAAGTGTGGTGCTAATGCCGGTGTTACTACTACCTATACCAGTACAACTACTACCAACATTCCAGCGAATAGCAGTGCTACTCTTACTATGCCGAATATTGATGTGATCATCCCTGCTGGTGAATGTGAGATTTGCGCTTATGCTAACCTGGCGGGTGATACCTATTCATTTAATGATACGGTTTGTAGAACTGTAACCGGTTTGGGTACTTATGATCTCGATTTCTATGATGATTTCGATAATTGTGATTATGATGAATATGGCTTCTTTAGCTGGTCTCCCAATAATAACTCAGGCTATTACCTCCAATGGGAGCGTGGAGAAGCACCGGCAAACAGCCAGTTCTCTTCACTTCAAGCGAGCGATAATATCTGGGCTACTGGATTAAGCACTGGCTACTATATTGATGGAAAGCAAGAGGTATTGCGTTTACCAAGCTTGGATAACTTCGATACCATTGTATCTGCAACTATTGCCTTCTACCAAAACTTGGATATGGGTAATAATGCGGCAGGTACTGTTCAGATTAGCCGTGGTGGTTGGAATGAATTAGGAGGTAACTTGGCAACCTTCTCTAATATTGGTCAGAACTGGTATACCGGCTATTTCGGTACTATTCAAGGACCTGCTGGTACAGGTGTAACTAAAGGATTTACTGGAAGCTCTGTAAACGGTGCGAACCCTTCAGGATGGGCTTACTCTGTATTCCCAATGTCGCAGTTGAACTACGAGCCTAATGCTGTTCCTTTCCGTTTCTACTTCAGTTCTACCGCAGGTGCTAACACCGCGCGTAACTTAGAAGGTTGGGCAATTGATGATTTTGAAGTGTACATTCCACCTCAAAACTCTGCCTCTCCAGAAGATTGGGTATTTACCAATCCTCTCCAGATTCCAACTTTTGCACAGCCTTTAGACATCTTTATCCGTAATACCGGAGCCAAAGTTCTGGACTCTAGCCAAGTTAAGGCACAATGGTTTGACGATGTAGCGGGTACGAACCTTACTTGGGACGGACCATTCGAATGGGCCATTTCACCACGCTTCTTTATCGAAGGCAGCCGCTTCCGTTATGATTACACCGATTCTATTCCAGGATCAGTAATCACCACCGGATTGCATAAAATGTGCTTAATCAGTCAACGTCCTAATAACAAAGTGGATAACCGTCCAAGTGATGATACCGTTTGTTATACTGTAGCTGTATTGCCAGAATATGAATTCGATATTGCTAATGGTGATACTGCTTACTGTAATAATTTCGAAGACAATAATGGTGCTTTACCTTTCATTGCCCTGAATACAGAAACTTATGCTCGTGGTCAATGGAGCTGGGAGCGTGGTACTCCAACTCAGTTCCCTGGAGCCTACAGTGGTAATGGATGTTGGATGACTGGCTTGGATAGTAACTACCGTTCTCGTGATCAATCAGGATTATTTAGCCCTGTATTTGTGATCGATACCAGCACTGCTTATGAAATGAGCTTCATGCACAAGTTTGAAACTGAGAAGTACCACGATGGTGGGGTAGTTGAAGTTACTCTAGATGGTGGTCGTAGCTGGCAAGTATTAGGTTTCGCCAATGAAACCAACTGGTACAATACCGAGTATGTTACGGCACTGGATATTATTAAGCCAGGTTGGACAGATACCGCTGACTGGGATACCGCTAGCTATGTATTCGAATTCGATACTGCTGCAAACCGCGCTGTATTCCGCTTCCGTTTCGAGAGTGACTGGTCTATTCAGGATAAAGGTTGGGCTATCGACGACTTCTGTATGACTACTACCAAGAAGAAGGCAACCTTCCGTATTGGAAACAGAGAGTACAATCCTGTACCTAACTCTTATATTGGTGAGTTAAGTCCTAACCCAACTAATGACATTACCCACTTACCGCTCTTCAATGCGGAGGCGAAGGATGTCAGCGTCACGATTGTGAACGTACTAGGACAAGCCATGATGCAGAAGGACTACCACCTTGAGCGCGGAAGTGCCTCACTGGTATTCGAAACCTTCGACTATACTCCAGGTATTTACTTCGTAAACTTGAGTATCGATGGTCAGCGTGTGACTCGCAAGCTGATTGTGAAATAA